In one window of Pseudomonas chlororaphis subsp. chlororaphis DNA:
- a CDS encoding TIGR02444 family protein has protein sequence MSSDLWSFTLKTYARPGVEEACLNLQAAGANVCLLLCAAWLGARGVACTSQRLQQLRTLGQPWHDEVVRPLRELRTQWRPAASADPELTVLREQVKALELEAERQLLLRLEALAGEWSEGEAQDLTDWLEGLAAEAANLNRDALQALCVAVTGA, from the coding sequence ATGTCCTCTGACCTGTGGAGCTTCACCCTCAAGACCTACGCCCGCCCGGGCGTCGAAGAAGCCTGCCTGAACCTTCAGGCGGCCGGGGCCAATGTCTGCCTTCTACTCTGCGCGGCCTGGCTCGGCGCGCGCGGGGTGGCCTGCACTTCGCAGCGCCTGCAACAGCTGCGAACCCTGGGCCAGCCCTGGCACGACGAAGTCGTCAGGCCGCTGCGCGAGCTGCGCACGCAATGGCGCCCGGCCGCGAGCGCGGATCCGGAACTGACGGTCTTGCGCGAACAGGTCAAGGCATTGGAACTGGAGGCCGAGCGGCAACTGCTGCTGCGCCTGGAGGCGCTGGCGGGAGAATGGTCGGAGGGTGAAGCGCAGGATCTGACGGACTGGCTGGAAGGACTGGCGGCCGAAGCCGCCAACCTCAACCGCGACGCGCTGCAGGCGCTGTGCGTCGCGGTGACCGGCGCTTAG